The nucleotide window GCTGTAGCCAATCCGGGTTTTGCAAAAGCATGCGTGTGCTCGCGGGCAAATCGGCGGCACACCATTCATGCTGCAATTGGTGGGTGTTGGAATGGTTATCCCGGCTCCAGAGCGCTATTGCACGTAGTGCCAGCAACTCACCTACTTTAGCCAGAATCTGTTGGATACTGTTGGGGCGCTGCTGTTTGACCAAGAACTTGAGGGTTTCCAGCACCCAGCTTTCATCAAAAATGGCACCTTCCTGAGCGAGGCTGGCAGGTGTTGGCACTTCATCAAAGGCTTTGTGATCCCAATGGGATGAGTCTTGCAGTTGCCTGACGGCGCGTTTGGCATGCAGAGTCTGTTTTAATGAGGCGAGTTCATCCTCCAGCAGCCGGATTTTGGCTGCCAGATCTTCTTCAGAGTCTCCTGAATGCACTGATTTTTTACCCATATTCCTTATTTTCGCCTCAGTCGATCTGGACAAAAAATAAACTTTTAGACTTTAAGACTAGCCCAAGTTGGTGCAAATACCAGTAAAAGCAGCAATTTAAAGATGATTTGGATGACAGGTGCAGGCGGGGCAGTGATGGGTTTCGCAAATTAAGATCAATCGATTGATCTTAGTGGTGTTTGTAGTGATAAGTCATTGATACATAAAAACAAAAAAGCCGCGTGTTACATCCAGCACGCGGCTTCTTGAGGCAGGGCGTTTACCCGTATTCTTGATGTCCCGCTCGTTTATTAACGACCTGCAAGGCTCGCTTTAGCTCGCTCAACCGCCGCTTTTACCTGCGCAGGCGCAGTGCCACCGATGTGGTTGCGCGCGGCCACCGAGCCTTCCAGTGTCAGCACGTCAAATACATTGGCTTCGATCACGCTGGAAAACTGTTGCAGTTCTTGCAGAGTCATCTCAGACAAATCTTTGTTGGTCTGCACGCCGTAGGCCACTGACTTACCGACGATTTCATGGGCATCGCGGAAAGGCACGCCTTTGCGCACCAAATAATCCGCGAGATCGGTGGCGGTGGAGAAGCCGCGTTTGGCGGCTTCGTACATTTCCGCTTTGCGCGGTTGAATCGCGGGTACCATATCGGCGAAGGCGCGCAGGCAGTCTTTGACGGTATCAATCGCGTCGAATACCGGCTCTTTGTCTTCCTGATTGTCTTTGTTGTAGGCCAAGGGCTGGGATTTCATCAGCGTCAACAGCGCAATCAAATGGCCGTTCACACGCCCGGTTTTACCGCGCACCAGTTCAGGCACGTCGGGGTTTTTCTTCTGCGGCATGATGGAGGAGCCGGTGCAGAAGCGGTCGGGCAGGTCGATGAATTTGAATTGCGAGGAAGTCCAGAGCACCAGCTCCTCGCTCATGCGCGACATATGGGTGAGCAAGATGCTGGCAAAGGCGCAAAATTCGATGGCAAAGTCGCGGTCGCTTACGGAATCCAGCGAGTTCTCGGTGGGCGCTTCAAAGCCGAGCAGTTGCGCGGTGTAGGCGCGGTCAATCGGGTAGGTAGTACCGGCCAGTGCAGCAGCGCCGAGTGGCAAATAATTCATGCGCTTGCGGCAATCCAGCAGGCGGCCGTAGTCGCGCTGCAGCATTTCAAACCAGGCGAGTATGTGATGGCCAAAGGTCACCGGCTGCGCGGTTTGCAAATGGGTAAAACCGGGCATGATGGTATCGGTATTGGCTTCCGCCAACTGCAGCATGCCCTGTTGCAGGCGAGTGAGTTCTTTGGCGATAGCGTCGATTTCGTCGCGCATATATAGGCGTATGTCGGTGGCGACTTGATCGTTGCGCGAGCGGCCGGTATGAAGCTTTTTACCGGTGATGCCAATGCGCTGGGTGAGCAGCGCTTCGATGTTCATGTGCAC belongs to Cellvibrio sp. pealriver and includes:
- the argH gene encoding argininosuccinate lyase; this translates as MSQNDQPIKPWGGRFSEATDAFVERFTASIGFDYRLYHHDINGSIAHATMLAKVGVLTEAERDQIIAGLEEIRAEIVAGKFTWSVSLEDVHMNIEALLTQRIGITGKKLHTGRSRNDQVATDIRLYMRDEIDAIAKELTRLQQGMLQLAEANTDTIMPGFTHLQTAQPVTFGHHILAWFEMLQRDYGRLLDCRKRMNYLPLGAAALAGTTYPIDRAYTAQLLGFEAPTENSLDSVSDRDFAIEFCAFASILLTHMSRMSEELVLWTSSQFKFIDLPDRFCTGSSIMPQKKNPDVPELVRGKTGRVNGHLIALLTLMKSQPLAYNKDNQEDKEPVFDAIDTVKDCLRAFADMVPAIQPRKAEMYEAAKRGFSTATDLADYLVRKGVPFRDAHEIVGKSVAYGVQTNKDLSEMTLQELQQFSSVIEANVFDVLTLEGSVAARNHIGGTAPAQVKAAVERAKASLAGR